One region of Athene noctua chromosome 18, bAthNoc1.hap1.1, whole genome shotgun sequence genomic DNA includes:
- the LOC141967983 gene encoding uncharacterized protein LOC141967983, which produces MAHPGEASAHTASAGAAMDSNVLAIVIAATVSTSVFIVAILILLLLLYHRDPMCCQFLCSCRFFQTPSQYDRPPPYFSSSQRLVGPQHGASRLESAAESPGVQGDELFCVGPPSSYQLPPWEQPRLPSYESVRKKDRQREIHQMIAERFGLWAEPSQEMPPPYEHALRHPPAFSGTVISSETLDRRGVPDPFQTPLSYPTQRNTAV; this is translated from the exons ATGGCGCACCCCGGAGAGGCCTCGGCGCACACGGCGTCCGCCGGCGCGGCCATGGACAGCAACGTCCTGGCCATCGTCATCGCCGCGA CGGTGTCCACTTCTGTCTTCATCGTGGCGATCctcatcctgctgctgctcctctacCACCGGGACCCCATGTGCTGCCAGTTCCTCTGCTCCTGCCGCTTCTTCCAGACCCCCAGCCAGTAT GACCGCCCCCCACCCTACTTCAGCAGCAGCCAGCGGCTGGTGGGTCCCCAGCACGGAGCGTCACGGCTGGAGAGTGCTGCCGAGAGCCCTGGCGTGCAG GGAGACGAGCTATTCTGCGTCGGACCCCCCAGCAGCTACCAGCTCCCTCCCTGGGAGCAGCCCCGCTTGCCAAGCTACGAGAGCGTGCGGAAGAAAGATCGCCAGCGGGAAATCCACCAGATGATTGCCGAGAGGTTTGGGCTCTGGGCAGAGCCTTCCCAGGAG ATGCCGCCTCCCTACGAGCATGCTCTGAGGCATCCTCCCGCTTTCTCAGGAACAGTTATAAGCTCAGAGACCTTGGACAGACGTGGTGTGCCAGACCCCTTCCAGACTCCTCTCAGCTACCCAACTCAGCGAAACACAGCCGTGTGA
- the MRPL27 gene encoding large ribosomal subunit protein bL27m isoform X3, which produces MAALRRLFLTTPQTSLVAVRCASKKSGGSTKNLGGRSPGKRYGYKKVEGAFVHAGNILATQRLIRWHPGAHVGMGRNKTLYALEDGIVRYTKEVYIPLPRSAESREVICQLPKGAILYKTFINVIPTTEVGSFKLVTML; this is translated from the exons ATGGCGGCGCTGAGGCGATTGT TTCTTACTACTCCTCAAACAAGCCTGGTTGCTGTCAGATGTGCTTCTAAGAAAAGTGGGGGTAGCACAAAAAATTTAGGTGGCCGCAGCCCTGGGAAGCGCTACGGATACAAAAAAGTAGAAG GTGCATTTGTGCATGCAGGCAACATTTTGGCTACGCAGCGGTTGATACGCTGGCATCCAGGGGCTCAT gtggggatgggccGTAACAAGACCCTCTATGCCCTGGAGGATGGGATCGTACGATACACCAAAGAGGTCTACATACCTCTGCCCCGCAGCGCCGAGAGCAGGGAGGTAATCTGTCAACTTCCCAAAGGAGCAATCCTTTATAAAACCTTTATCAACGTTATTCCTACCACGGAAGTGGGGAGCTTTAAACTGGTCACCATGCTCTGA
- the MRPL27 gene encoding large ribosomal subunit protein bL27m isoform X1 yields MAALRRLCRAQTARDAALSLSSAIVVLTTPQTSLVAVRCASKKSGGSTKNLGGRSPGKRYGYKKVEGAFVHAGNILATQRLIRWHPGAHVGMGRNKTLYALEDGIVRYTKEVYIPLPRSAESREVICQLPKGAILYKTFINVIPTTEVGSFKLVTML; encoded by the exons ATGGCGGCGCTGAGGCGATTGT GTAGAGCCCAAACAGCGAGGGATGCTGCGCTCTCCTTGAGCAGTGCAATAGTCG TTCTTACTACTCCTCAAACAAGCCTGGTTGCTGTCAGATGTGCTTCTAAGAAAAGTGGGGGTAGCACAAAAAATTTAGGTGGCCGCAGCCCTGGGAAGCGCTACGGATACAAAAAAGTAGAAG GTGCATTTGTGCATGCAGGCAACATTTTGGCTACGCAGCGGTTGATACGCTGGCATCCAGGGGCTCAT gtggggatgggccGTAACAAGACCCTCTATGCCCTGGAGGATGGGATCGTACGATACACCAAAGAGGTCTACATACCTCTGCCCCGCAGCGCCGAGAGCAGGGAGGTAATCTGTCAACTTCCCAAAGGAGCAATCCTTTATAAAACCTTTATCAACGTTATTCCTACCACGGAAGTGGGGAGCTTTAAACTGGTCACCATGCTCTGA
- the MRPL27 gene encoding large ribosomal subunit protein bL27m isoform X2: MAALRRLSDIFVILVPNLVLTTPQTSLVAVRCASKKSGGSTKNLGGRSPGKRYGYKKVEGAFVHAGNILATQRLIRWHPGAHVGMGRNKTLYALEDGIVRYTKEVYIPLPRSAESREVICQLPKGAILYKTFINVIPTTEVGSFKLVTML, translated from the exons ATGGCGGCGCTGAGGCGATTGT ctgacatTTTTGTTATTCTTGTTCCCAACCTAGTTCTTACTACTCCTCAAACAAGCCTGGTTGCTGTCAGATGTGCTTCTAAGAAAAGTGGGGGTAGCACAAAAAATTTAGGTGGCCGCAGCCCTGGGAAGCGCTACGGATACAAAAAAGTAGAAG GTGCATTTGTGCATGCAGGCAACATTTTGGCTACGCAGCGGTTGATACGCTGGCATCCAGGGGCTCAT gtggggatgggccGTAACAAGACCCTCTATGCCCTGGAGGATGGGATCGTACGATACACCAAAGAGGTCTACATACCTCTGCCCCGCAGCGCCGAGAGCAGGGAGGTAATCTGTCAACTTCCCAAAGGAGCAATCCTTTATAAAACCTTTATCAACGTTATTCCTACCACGGAAGTGGGGAGCTTTAAACTGGTCACCATGCTCTGA
- the EME1 gene encoding structure-specific endonuclease subunit EME1 isoform X1, whose protein sequence is MAESEPRSEESEEEELPTLASLLQPAPLPPPGGLSYRPSSSPEPGRAAGVVVVVSSGSDDEDEDEDEDVVEVAPLPERIKRRVGAKREMTFEPTETGGGVAARGPGIASGERLAPGSGGPQETLVSSGEVSCGSQNGTCSAERASLCPLPASQTDSAHQSGRPLVSGASPETSPPPKKSKYSQKEREAICQAVWQKRKEREARRRQQEQEKEKKRALAKILKAQRPGECQKYITVVLDPVLLQVEGGGQIHSALQAANYSCVVENQAVPCSITWRRKTVSSQIEEDDEWTEEPNVLVLLRLEEFLAMVHHYKQEAEGFTEGQKETLQSYVDHVMEKMPGKILALAVVEVENYFRIQSKKRLQLAAASRNQEEKQGKWRKKTVKDSGMEITRLDVENALVDLQLCKQVQVSFFKGWEELGEFATMFTKAVAEAPFKREREKTGFSFYLEKGWCGGVKVDHSGKGLLEVWKRQIQQFNRVSLEMAEAVVSAYPSPQLLTQAYSRCSSEQERENMLANIPVRRGDGVTATSQRVGPELSRRIYLQMTSHDPDLYLDFTG, encoded by the exons ATGGCGGAGAGCGAGCCGCGCTCTGAggagagcgaggaggaggagctgcctaCCTTAGCCTCCCTACTGCAGCCAGCGCCGCTGCCACCGCCCGGTGGGTTGAGCTACCGGCCGTCCTCATCTCCCGAGCCGGGGAGGGCGGCAGGAGTGGTTGTGGTGGTGAGCAGTGGGAGCGatgatgaggatgaggatgaggatgaggatgtgGTGGAGGTCGCCCCTCTGCCAGAGAGGATCAAGAGGAGGGTGGGAGCAAAGAGGGAGATGACTTTTGAGCCCACGGAGACAGGCGGTGGGGTTGCAGCCAGGGGACCTGGCATCGCTAGCGGTGAGCGGTTGGCACCTGGAAGCGGAGGGCCGCAGGAAACCCTGGTGTCATCTGGAGAAGTGTCCTGTGGCAGCCAAAACGGCACATGCAGTGCTGAGAGGGCTTCCTTGTGCCCACTGCCAGCCTCTCAGACTGACTCTGCACATCAGTCTGGTAGGCCCCTGGTTAGCGGAGCAAGCCCAGAAACATCCCCTCCTCCCAAGAAATCAAAATATAGTCAGAAGGAAAGGGAGGCAATCTGCCAGGCTGTGTGGCAGAAGAGGAAGGAGCGAGAAGCACGgagaaggcagcaggagcaggaaaaagagaagaagagggcCCTTGCCAAGATCCTGAAAGCTCAGCGACCAGGGGAGTGCCAGAAATACATAACAGTGGTGCTAGATCCAG TTCTCTTGCAGGTAGAAGGTGGTGGACAGATCCATAGTGCTTTGCAGGCTGCCAATTATTCCTGTGTGGTTGAGAATCAGGCTGTTCCCTGCAGCATCACTTGGAGGAGAAAGACTGTGTCATCTCAG ATAGAAGAAGATGATGAATGGACAGAAGAACCAAATGTCCTGGTTCTGCTTCGCTTGGAGGAGTTTTTGGCCATGGTTCACCACTACAAACAA gaggctgagggctttacagaaggacagaaagagaCCCTACAGAGCTACGTAGATCATGTGATGGAAAAAATGCCTGGGAAAATTCTGGCACTGGCAGTTGTTGaagtagaaaattatttcag AATTCAGTCAAAAAAGAGACTACAACTGGCAGCAGCAAGCAGAAACCAAGAAGAGAAACagggaaaatggagaaaaaagacaGTTAAGGATTCTGGCATGGAGATAACCAGACTGGATGTGGAAAAT GCCTTGGTGGATCTGCAGCTGTGcaaacaagtccaagtcagcttTTTCAAGGGCTGGGAGGAGCTTGGAGAATTTGCCACTATGTTCACAAAAGCTGTGGCTGAAGCACCGTTCAA GCGAGAGCGAGAGAAGACGGGGTTCTCTTTCTACTTAGAGAAGGGGTGGTGTGGAGGGGTGAAGGTGGATCATTCTGGAAAGGGTCTCTTGGAAGTTTGGAAGAGACAGATTCAACAATTTAACCGGGTCAGCCTCGAGATGGCTGAGGCTGTTGTGTCTGCTTACCCTTCTCCTCAACTTCTGACCCAG GCCTATAGCAGATGCTCCTCGGAGCAGGAGCGGGAAAACATGCTGGCTAATATCCCTGTGCGCCGCGGTGACGGTGTGACAGCCACCTCCCAGCGGGTCGGGCCAGAACTCTCCCGACGGATCTACCTGCAGATGACTTCCCACGATCCTGATCTCTATTTGGATTTCACTGGGTAA
- the EME1 gene encoding structure-specific endonuclease subunit EME1 isoform X2, which yields MAESEPRSEESEEEELPTLASLLQPAPLPPPGGLSYRPSSSPEPGRAAGVVVVVSSGSDDEDEDEDEDVVEVAPLPERIKRRVGAKREMTFEPTETGGGVAARGPGIASGERLAPGSGGPQETLVSSGEVSCGSQNGTCSAERASLCPLPASQTDSAHQSGRPLVSGASPETSPPPKKSKYSQKEREAICQAVWQKRKEREARRRQQEQEKEKKRALAKILKAQRPGECQKYITVVLDPVLLQVEGGGQIHSALQAANYSCVVENQAVPCSITWRRKTVSSQEAEGFTEGQKETLQSYVDHVMEKMPGKILALAVVEVENYFRIQSKKRLQLAAASRNQEEKQGKWRKKTVKDSGMEITRLDVENALVDLQLCKQVQVSFFKGWEELGEFATMFTKAVAEAPFKREREKTGFSFYLEKGWCGGVKVDHSGKGLLEVWKRQIQQFNRVSLEMAEAVVSAYPSPQLLTQAYSRCSSEQERENMLANIPVRRGDGVTATSQRVGPELSRRIYLQMTSHDPDLYLDFTG from the exons ATGGCGGAGAGCGAGCCGCGCTCTGAggagagcgaggaggaggagctgcctaCCTTAGCCTCCCTACTGCAGCCAGCGCCGCTGCCACCGCCCGGTGGGTTGAGCTACCGGCCGTCCTCATCTCCCGAGCCGGGGAGGGCGGCAGGAGTGGTTGTGGTGGTGAGCAGTGGGAGCGatgatgaggatgaggatgaggatgaggatgtgGTGGAGGTCGCCCCTCTGCCAGAGAGGATCAAGAGGAGGGTGGGAGCAAAGAGGGAGATGACTTTTGAGCCCACGGAGACAGGCGGTGGGGTTGCAGCCAGGGGACCTGGCATCGCTAGCGGTGAGCGGTTGGCACCTGGAAGCGGAGGGCCGCAGGAAACCCTGGTGTCATCTGGAGAAGTGTCCTGTGGCAGCCAAAACGGCACATGCAGTGCTGAGAGGGCTTCCTTGTGCCCACTGCCAGCCTCTCAGACTGACTCTGCACATCAGTCTGGTAGGCCCCTGGTTAGCGGAGCAAGCCCAGAAACATCCCCTCCTCCCAAGAAATCAAAATATAGTCAGAAGGAAAGGGAGGCAATCTGCCAGGCTGTGTGGCAGAAGAGGAAGGAGCGAGAAGCACGgagaaggcagcaggagcaggaaaaagagaagaagagggcCCTTGCCAAGATCCTGAAAGCTCAGCGACCAGGGGAGTGCCAGAAATACATAACAGTGGTGCTAGATCCAG TTCTCTTGCAGGTAGAAGGTGGTGGACAGATCCATAGTGCTTTGCAGGCTGCCAATTATTCCTGTGTGGTTGAGAATCAGGCTGTTCCCTGCAGCATCACTTGGAGGAGAAAGACTGTGTCATCTCAG gaggctgagggctttacagaaggacagaaagagaCCCTACAGAGCTACGTAGATCATGTGATGGAAAAAATGCCTGGGAAAATTCTGGCACTGGCAGTTGTTGaagtagaaaattatttcag AATTCAGTCAAAAAAGAGACTACAACTGGCAGCAGCAAGCAGAAACCAAGAAGAGAAACagggaaaatggagaaaaaagacaGTTAAGGATTCTGGCATGGAGATAACCAGACTGGATGTGGAAAAT GCCTTGGTGGATCTGCAGCTGTGcaaacaagtccaagtcagcttTTTCAAGGGCTGGGAGGAGCTTGGAGAATTTGCCACTATGTTCACAAAAGCTGTGGCTGAAGCACCGTTCAA GCGAGAGCGAGAGAAGACGGGGTTCTCTTTCTACTTAGAGAAGGGGTGGTGTGGAGGGGTGAAGGTGGATCATTCTGGAAAGGGTCTCTTGGAAGTTTGGAAGAGACAGATTCAACAATTTAACCGGGTCAGCCTCGAGATGGCTGAGGCTGTTGTGTCTGCTTACCCTTCTCCTCAACTTCTGACCCAG GCCTATAGCAGATGCTCCTCGGAGCAGGAGCGGGAAAACATGCTGGCTAATATCCCTGTGCGCCGCGGTGACGGTGTGACAGCCACCTCCCAGCGGGTCGGGCCAGAACTCTCCCGACGGATCTACCTGCAGATGACTTCCCACGATCCTGATCTCTATTTGGATTTCACTGGGTAA
- the LRRC59 gene encoding leucine-rich repeat-containing protein 59 isoform X3, protein MSRGGGKGPSLKDKLDGNELDLSLCDLNEAALPKATILDLSCNNLISLPSDFCSLMHLVKLDLSKNRLQQLPLDFGRLVNLQHLDLLNNRLVTLPVSFAQLKNLKWLDLKDNPLDPVLAKVAGDCLDEKQCKQAAVKVLQHMKAIQSEQDRQRQRKLQAEREMEKKREAEQRAKEAQERELRKREKAEEKERRRREYDAQKAAKQEMEKKTKKENVQTRKPASSSRPAQPPRHRHSWSRSVLRVLLLVLLCVLCTLAACKLTELQRQPLCVSVNTLYEDVVAALQNHKTLQNMLQQNSQQ, encoded by the exons ATGTCGcggggcggcgggaaggggccgAGCCTGAAGGACAAGTTGGACGGCAACGAGCTGGACCTGAGCCTCTGCGACCTGAACGAG gcCGCTCTTCCAAAAGCTACTATATTGGATTTGTCCTGTAACAACCTCATTTCCTTGCCG tCAGACTTCTGCAGTTTGATGCACCTGGTGAAACTGGATTTGAGTAAAAATCGGCTTCAACAGCTGCCCTTGGACTTTGGCCGCCTGGTCAATCTGCAGCACCTGGACCTTCTGAACAACCGTTTAGTCACCCTGCCAGTCAGCTTTGCACAGCTCAAG AACCTGAAGTGGCTGGATCTGAAGGATAATCCCCTGGATCCTGTGCTGGCTAAAGTCGCAGGAGACTGTCTGGATGAGAAGCAGTGTAAGCAAGCTGCTGTCAAG GTGCTGCAGCACATGAAAGCGATTCAGTCTGAGCAGGATCGACAACGGCAACGGAAGCTCCAGGCAGAGCGAG AAATGGAGAAGAAGCGTGAAGCAGAACAGCGAGCAAAGGAGGCTCAGGAGAGGGAACTGAGGAAGCgagagaaggcagaagaaaaggaacGCAGAAGACGGGAATATGATGCTCAGAAAGCTGCAAAAcaggagatggaaaagaaaactaaaaaagaaaatgtgcagaCCCGAA AGCCTGCCTCCAGTTCTCGTCCCGCCCAGCCGCCCCGGCACAGGCACTCCTGGTCACGGTCGGTGCTGAGGGTCCTGCTCTTGGTGCTGCTCTGCGTCCTCTGTACTCTGGCTGCCTGCAAGCTGACAGAGCTGCAACGTCAACCGCTGTGCGTCAGCGTGAACACTCTCTACGAGGATGTGGTAGCTGCTctgcaaaaccacaaaaccctgCAAAATATGTTACAGCAAAACTCGCAGCAGTGA
- the LRRC59 gene encoding leucine-rich repeat-containing protein 59 isoform X1, protein MSRGGGKGPSLKDKLDGNELDLSLCDLNEVPVRELAALPKATILDLSCNNLISLPSDFCSLMHLVKLDLSKNRLQQLPLDFGRLVNLQHLDLLNNRLVTLPVSFAQLKLALHRSSVEIISHLLKTPLTTVLLQPPLYRSFLQNLKWLDLKDNPLDPVLAKVAGDCLDEKQCKQAAVKVLQHMKAIQSEQDRQRQRKLQAEREMEKKREAEQRAKEAQERELRKREKAEEKERRRREYDAQKAAKQEMEKKTKKENVQTRKPASSSRPAQPPRHRHSWSRSVLRVLLLVLLCVLCTLAACKLTELQRQPLCVSVNTLYEDVVAALQNHKTLQNMLQQNSQQ, encoded by the exons ATGTCGcggggcggcgggaaggggccgAGCCTGAAGGACAAGTTGGACGGCAACGAGCTGGACCTGAGCCTCTGCGACCTGAACGAGGTGCCGGTGCGGGAGCTG gcCGCTCTTCCAAAAGCTACTATATTGGATTTGTCCTGTAACAACCTCATTTCCTTGCCG tCAGACTTCTGCAGTTTGATGCACCTGGTGAAACTGGATTTGAGTAAAAATCGGCTTCAACAGCTGCCCTTGGACTTTGGCCGCCTGGTCAATCTGCAGCACCTGGACCTTCTGAACAACCGTTTAGTCACCCTGCCAGTCAGCTTTGCACAGCTCAAG CTGGCTCTGCACCGCAGCTCAGTGGAAATTATCTCACATCTATTGAAAACACCTCT GACCACTGTGCTCTTACAGCCTCCCCTTTATCGTTCCTTTCTGCAGAACCTGAAGTGGCTGGATCTGAAGGATAATCCCCTGGATCCTGTGCTGGCTAAAGTCGCAGGAGACTGTCTGGATGAGAAGCAGTGTAAGCAAGCTGCTGTCAAG GTGCTGCAGCACATGAAAGCGATTCAGTCTGAGCAGGATCGACAACGGCAACGGAAGCTCCAGGCAGAGCGAG AAATGGAGAAGAAGCGTGAAGCAGAACAGCGAGCAAAGGAGGCTCAGGAGAGGGAACTGAGGAAGCgagagaaggcagaagaaaaggaacGCAGAAGACGGGAATATGATGCTCAGAAAGCTGCAAAAcaggagatggaaaagaaaactaaaaaagaaaatgtgcagaCCCGAA AGCCTGCCTCCAGTTCTCGTCCCGCCCAGCCGCCCCGGCACAGGCACTCCTGGTCACGGTCGGTGCTGAGGGTCCTGCTCTTGGTGCTGCTCTGCGTCCTCTGTACTCTGGCTGCCTGCAAGCTGACAGAGCTGCAACGTCAACCGCTGTGCGTCAGCGTGAACACTCTCTACGAGGATGTGGTAGCTGCTctgcaaaaccacaaaaccctgCAAAATATGTTACAGCAAAACTCGCAGCAGTGA
- the LRRC59 gene encoding leucine-rich repeat-containing protein 59 isoform X2 encodes MSRGGGKGPSLKDKLDGNELDLSLCDLNEVPVRELAALPKATILDLSCNNLISLPSDFCSLMHLVKLDLSKNRLQQLPLDFGRLVNLQHLDLLNNRLVTLPVSFAQLKNLKWLDLKDNPLDPVLAKVAGDCLDEKQCKQAAVKVLQHMKAIQSEQDRQRQRKLQAEREMEKKREAEQRAKEAQERELRKREKAEEKERRRREYDAQKAAKQEMEKKTKKENVQTRKPASSSRPAQPPRHRHSWSRSVLRVLLLVLLCVLCTLAACKLTELQRQPLCVSVNTLYEDVVAALQNHKTLQNMLQQNSQQ; translated from the exons ATGTCGcggggcggcgggaaggggccgAGCCTGAAGGACAAGTTGGACGGCAACGAGCTGGACCTGAGCCTCTGCGACCTGAACGAGGTGCCGGTGCGGGAGCTG gcCGCTCTTCCAAAAGCTACTATATTGGATTTGTCCTGTAACAACCTCATTTCCTTGCCG tCAGACTTCTGCAGTTTGATGCACCTGGTGAAACTGGATTTGAGTAAAAATCGGCTTCAACAGCTGCCCTTGGACTTTGGCCGCCTGGTCAATCTGCAGCACCTGGACCTTCTGAACAACCGTTTAGTCACCCTGCCAGTCAGCTTTGCACAGCTCAAG AACCTGAAGTGGCTGGATCTGAAGGATAATCCCCTGGATCCTGTGCTGGCTAAAGTCGCAGGAGACTGTCTGGATGAGAAGCAGTGTAAGCAAGCTGCTGTCAAG GTGCTGCAGCACATGAAAGCGATTCAGTCTGAGCAGGATCGACAACGGCAACGGAAGCTCCAGGCAGAGCGAG AAATGGAGAAGAAGCGTGAAGCAGAACAGCGAGCAAAGGAGGCTCAGGAGAGGGAACTGAGGAAGCgagagaaggcagaagaaaaggaacGCAGAAGACGGGAATATGATGCTCAGAAAGCTGCAAAAcaggagatggaaaagaaaactaaaaaagaaaatgtgcagaCCCGAA AGCCTGCCTCCAGTTCTCGTCCCGCCCAGCCGCCCCGGCACAGGCACTCCTGGTCACGGTCGGTGCTGAGGGTCCTGCTCTTGGTGCTGCTCTGCGTCCTCTGTACTCTGGCTGCCTGCAAGCTGACAGAGCTGCAACGTCAACCGCTGTGCGTCAGCGTGAACACTCTCTACGAGGATGTGGTAGCTGCTctgcaaaaccacaaaaccctgCAAAATATGTTACAGCAAAACTCGCAGCAGTGA
- the LRRC59 gene encoding leucine-rich repeat-containing protein 59 isoform X4 has protein sequence MHLVKLDLSKNRLQQLPLDFGRLVNLQHLDLLNNRLVTLPVSFAQLKNLKWLDLKDNPLDPVLAKVAGDCLDEKQCKQAAVKVLQHMKAIQSEQDRQRQRKLQAEREMEKKREAEQRAKEAQERELRKREKAEEKERRRREYDAQKAAKQEMEKKTKKENVQTRKPASSSRPAQPPRHRHSWSRSVLRVLLLVLLCVLCTLAACKLTELQRQPLCVSVNTLYEDVVAALQNHKTLQNMLQQNSQQ, from the exons ATGCACCTGGTGAAACTGGATTTGAGTAAAAATCGGCTTCAACAGCTGCCCTTGGACTTTGGCCGCCTGGTCAATCTGCAGCACCTGGACCTTCTGAACAACCGTTTAGTCACCCTGCCAGTCAGCTTTGCACAGCTCAAG AACCTGAAGTGGCTGGATCTGAAGGATAATCCCCTGGATCCTGTGCTGGCTAAAGTCGCAGGAGACTGTCTGGATGAGAAGCAGTGTAAGCAAGCTGCTGTCAAG GTGCTGCAGCACATGAAAGCGATTCAGTCTGAGCAGGATCGACAACGGCAACGGAAGCTCCAGGCAGAGCGAG AAATGGAGAAGAAGCGTGAAGCAGAACAGCGAGCAAAGGAGGCTCAGGAGAGGGAACTGAGGAAGCgagagaaggcagaagaaaaggaacGCAGAAGACGGGAATATGATGCTCAGAAAGCTGCAAAAcaggagatggaaaagaaaactaaaaaagaaaatgtgcagaCCCGAA AGCCTGCCTCCAGTTCTCGTCCCGCCCAGCCGCCCCGGCACAGGCACTCCTGGTCACGGTCGGTGCTGAGGGTCCTGCTCTTGGTGCTGCTCTGCGTCCTCTGTACTCTGGCTGCCTGCAAGCTGACAGAGCTGCAACGTCAACCGCTGTGCGTCAGCGTGAACACTCTCTACGAGGATGTGGTAGCTGCTctgcaaaaccacaaaaccctgCAAAATATGTTACAGCAAAACTCGCAGCAGTGA